The DNA window CAGCGTTACAATATGCCATTGCTGCTGTAAACGAGTCATCAAACGTATCTCCTACCAATTCAACCGATACTTGGTCACCGCCAAAACGTTTTACTTGAGAAATTTTTTGGCGTGGTGTTGTTAAAGGCATAAAGATTTTCCCTTCGATGCCAAGGGCAAAGCACGAATACGCAACACCTTGTGCATGGTTGCCCGCACTGGCACAAACAACGCCTTTAGCACGTTCAGAAGCATTTAGACTACGGATAAAATTGTAAGCACCGCGCAACTTAAATGAACGAACAATTTGAAGATCTTCTCGTTTTAAATACACATTGCATTCATACCGTGCAGACAGCAATTCGTTTTTTTGCAAAGGTGTCTTGATGACAACATCTTTGAGCGCCTGGTTGGCTACCATAATTTCTTCTACCGATACTTTAGTTAACGTTACTTCTCTCTCAAGCTCTTTGATGTTGCTCTTAGTCATAGTTGTCACCCTCTTTTTTTAATTTATCTCACTACTCTACCACATCGAAGCGTCAAATTGGAGAGAAAATTGCGACAATTAAACAAAAAGTTAACGGATTAATATTTTGCTCCTGCTTCCTTCTACAGTAAAGTTTACAGCTAGACGCACAAACAAGAGAGGAGAATCCATAGCTTCTACTAGTTTATACGTCTATTGACATTGGATTCTATTTATTTAACATCCTTAATAATTGCTGACTGCACGCATCATCAGACAGTTGAATATCTTCCAAAAGAATTATACATCAACCAACATTCAAGATGAATATCATTTCATCAATCGATACCAGAAATCATTCCTCTAATTATTCAATTGCTTGCAAAAATGAATATTATTCGTTAGCGTGAGTATAAATAAAAGGGTCGAATGATGAATGCTCATTAATATATTCATTTCAAACCACACTATTCAAAATCTTAGTTTCAGTGACAGTAAGATTGAAGTTGCTCTTACAGAAAGTAGAATAGTTGAATAATCCGAACTTATAAGCTGTTATTTAGTTTAGTAGGACTTAGCATGCAGTTAAGCTGATAAATAGAAACCCCCTCTTGCTATTTACAAGAGGGGGTTTCTATTTATTCTTTTGCTGCTACTCGATAAGCTGTAGTTACTTTGCCATCTGTTGCTTCATCAGCTATGAATGAACCATTTGAATACCGATCTACATTTTTCAATGCGTTAGCGACCAGCGGAATTCGAATGCCTTTGTCGGTTTCTAAAATGATTTCCTCTTTCCCTGTTGCACCAATAACGGCAACTACACGATGAGGGTTCGACTTTAGTTCACGTAGCATAACTACGCCACGCTTCGCACGACTGCCACTTTCAAACTCCTGCAGCTTCATTTTCTTCGCTGAACCACGATGAGTAATGAGGACAAGTTCCTGTTTAACTTCTGGATCGATTAGAACAGCAGATACAGCTTCGTCATCATCTTTCAAGTTGACGCCTTTAACGCCCCCTGTTCGAAGTCCAGTAAGTGGCACTTCGTCTAATGGGAAACGAACACCGTAAGCTTGTTTCGTACCAATGAATAATTCAGTTTCTTTCGTAACTAATGCTGCATAAATCATAGAATCACCAGACTTAAGATTCATGGTTTTAATCGTTCTTGAATACCGTTGAATCTGATAATCTTTCAATGCTGACCGTTTGACTTGACCCATTTTTGAGACAGTTAAAATACTGCCATCTGTTTCAAAATTCTCAAATGGATAAACAGCAAGTATAGATTCATTCGCCTCTAGTTGAATAATACTTGATAAATGTTGGCCTAAGTCTTTCCATTTGATATCAGGCAACTCGTTAATTGGCTGGAAAACAAAGTTACCTGCTGTAGTAAAAATTAGAATTGTATGCTGTGTATTCAGATTGCCTTCAAATAGCAATCGATCCGACTCTTTCATTGCAAAATCTTTGCCATTCGAAGCGGCGTGTGAACGTGTACTCGTACGTTTTACATACCCTTCTCTAGTAACAGTTACCACCACTTCTTCACTTGGAATCATGATTTCACGTGTAATGGTAATCTCTTCGATTTTATCTTCAATAACCGAACGACGCGGCTCTGCAAATTGCTTTCGAATACTGGCCAATTCTTTTTTGATAATATTTTTTAATTTAGTTGAACTAGTTAAGATTCCTGTTAGTTCAGCAATCAGTTTTTTTAAATCGCTTTCTTCTTTTTGCAGGTCGGTAATATCGGTATTGGTCAATCGGTATAGTTGCAAAGAAACAATCGCTTCCGCTTGTGCCTCTGAAAAATCATAAGACGCAATTAAATTATTTTTGGCATCGCGCTTGTCTGTTGAAGAACGGATGGTTTTAATAACTTTATCAAGAATCGACAGAGCTTTCATCAAGCCTTCGACAATGTGCATGCGGTCACTAGCTTTTTGCAAATCAAATTCAGAACGTTTCGTAATAACCTCTTTCTGGTGTTCAATATAAGCATCTAACATAGTCTGCAAAGTCATCATCGTTGGACGACGCTTGTAGATTGCTACCATGTTAAAGTTGTAGCTGACTTGTAAATCTGTGTTTTTATAAAGATAGCTCAAAATCCCTTGTGCTTGTACATCTTTTTTCAATTCAATTACAATGCGCAATCCCGTTCTGTCGGATTCGTCGCGCACTTCCGAAATACCTTCGAGTTTACGATCAAAGCGATGATCGTCAATTTTTTTAATCATTGTCGCTTTATTCACTTCAAACGGAATTTCCGTAATGACAATTTGTTCCTTGCCACCTTTTAACGGTTCTATTTGAGCTTTTGAACGAACGATAATTTTACCTTTTCCGGTCTCATAAGCTTTTTTAATCCCGTCGATCCCTTGAATAATACCACCTGTTGGAAAATCTGGACCTTTTATGACAGTCATTAGTTCAGCAACAGTCGCTTGCGGATTGTCTATGCGCATCAATACAGCGTCAAGAGCTTCATGCAACGCATGCGGCGGAATATCGGTCGCGTATCCAGCAGAAATTCCTGTCGATCCGTTAACTAAAAGGTTCGGAAAACGTGCCGGTAAAACGGTTGGTTCCATGTCCGAATCATCAAAATTTGGGATAAAATCCACTGTACGTTTATCAATGTCGCGCAGCAACTCAGAAGAAATAGCAGACAAACGAGCTTCCGTATAACGCATCGCAGCTGGTGAGTCACCGTCCATTGACCCGTTATTTCCATGCATTTCAACGAGCATGTGACGGATTTTCCAGTCCTGGCTTAAACGCACCATCGCTTCATAAACAGAGCTGTCTCCGTGTGGATGGTAGTTACCTATAACATTACCGACAGTTTTGGCCGATTTACGAAACGCTTTATCGTTGGTATTGCCTTCATGATACATTGCGTATAAAATGCGGCGCTGAACAGGTTTTAATCCATCACGAGCATCTGGAAGTGCTCGGTCCTGGATAATGTATTTACTATACCGGCCAAACCGATCGCCAATTACTTCTTCTAATGGCAAATCTTGAAATCGTTCGGTTTGTGTCATACAACTTCCTCCTCAGCGTGAATCAAATCATTTTCAAGTATGTTGCTGTCATCTTCTAATCCAAAGTCGACGTTGTTTTCAATCCATCGTCTTCTTGGTTCAACTTTATCCCCCATCAACGTAGTAATGCCGCGCTCTGCACGCGCACTATCTTCAATCGTTACACGAATAAGTGTACGGGTTTCGGGGTTCATCGTCGTTTCCCATAATTGGTCTGCGTTCATCTCGCCCAAACCTTTATAGCGCTGCAAGGTGTAGCCTTTACCAACTTTTTTAATCGATGCATCTAGATCGGCTTCCGTCCAGGCATAGTCGATTACTTCTTTTTTACCGACACCTCGAGAAACTTTGTATAACGGCGGCAAGGCGATAAACACTTTGCCCGCCTCTATTAATGGCTTCATGTAACGGAAGAAAAACGTCAAAAGTAGCACTTGGATATGCGCGCCATCAGTATCAGCATCGGTCATGATAATGACTTTATTGTAGGCAATGTCATCGATTGAAAAGTCGGAAGAAACACCCCCACCAATTGCATGGATAATCGTCGAAATCTCTTCGTTTTTCATAATTTCTTCCAATTTGGCTTTTTCGGTATTCACAACCTTACCGCGCAGTGGCAGAATAGCTTGGAAAGTTCTGTCGCGTCCTTGTTTTGCAGAACCACCGGCAGAGTCTCCCTCCACAAGGTACAGTTCATTTTTAGAAGCGTTACGAGATTGGGCAGGTGTTAATTTGCCAGATAGTAATGCATCTGATTTTTTGCGTTTTTTGCCGTTTCGCGCGTCTTCTCGTGCTTTTCGAGCTGCCAAACGAGCTTGAGACGCACGAATTGCTTTCCGCACAAGCGAAGCACTAAGTTCTGCATTTTCTTCCAAAAAGTACATTAACTTTTGTGAAACGACTGAATCGACAATGCTGCGGGCTTCACTCGTCCCTAGTTTACTTTTTGTTTGACCTTCAAACTGTAGCATTGCTTCTGGAATACGCACTGAAATAATCGCTGCTAATCCTTCGCGAATATCAGAGCCTTCTAAGTTTTTATCTTTGTCTTTTAATAAATTAATCTTTCTAGCGTAATCATTAAAAACACGTGTCATAGCTGCTTTTGCACCAGTTTCATGCGTACCACCATCACGAGTCCGGACGTTGTTAACGAACGATAAGATGGTTTCAGAATAGCCATCGTTAAACTGGAACGAAAATTCGATTTCCATTTCGTCCTGCTGACCTTCGATGTAAGCTACTGGATGCAGCACATCTTTTTCTTCGTTGAGGTAAGCGACAAATGCCTCAATTCCTGTTTCGTAATGAAAAATGTCTTTGGCTTGTGTTCGTTGATCGACTAACTCGATTTTTAGTCCTTTTAATAAGAAAGCAGACTCACGCAATCGTTCAGAAAGCGTTTCATAATTGTATTTAGAGACAGAGAAAATAGACTCATCTGGCAAGAAATGAATCATTGTGCCTGTTTCTTTTGTCGAACCAATTTCCTCTAAAGTTGTGGCAGGCTTGCCACCCTTTTCAAAGCGCTGGCGATATTTTTTGCCGTCACGGTAAATGGTCACTTCTAAAAAACTGGATAAGGCGTTGACGACAGATGCGCCAACACCATGCAAACCACCACTTGTTTTATAGCCACCTTGTCCGAACTTGCCGCCTGCATGCAAGACTGTCAGAATTACTTCAGGTGTAGGTTTCCCGCTCCGGTGCATACCGGTAGGCATACCACGCCCAAAATCCCTCACACTGATGCTGTTGTCTTCGTGAATCGTAACGGCAATTTTATCTCCGTGTCCTGCAAGCGCTTCATCTACCGAGTTGTCCACAATTTCATAGACCAAATGGTGAAGTCCTCGCGTATCTGTAGAACCGATATACATACCCGGACGTTTTCGAACGGCATCTAAGCCTTCGAGTACTTGAATTGCTTCTTCGTTGTATGCCGTATTTTGAATTTTAGCCATCTAATTCCCTCCAACAAACATTTGTTCGCTTTTTAATCTCTCTTTATCGTATTCTATTTCCAGGTCATCTGTCAAACTTCATAGAAAAAGAGCGCCGAGCGCCCTTTAGCGGTGATGCCTTATTTCAGAATGGCGTGTTCCACTTTGACACAACGATCCATAATGACAGTATAGCCTGCATCACTGAGTCGATTAAAGACATTTTCATCTACTACATTTAGTTGTGTCCAAAATACAGGACACTCCATTTTCATAAATTCATTTGCGATATCTTCTAGAAACTCACTGCGCCTAAACACGTTAACGATATCTACTTTGCCCGGAATGTCACTTAACGAAGCATAACTTTTCTCACCCAGCACAACATCTGCTAGTGGATTTACCGGAATGATACGATATCCTGCTCGTTGCATAGATTCTGAGACGATATAGGAAGTTCTGCTAGGGTTTGGGCTAAGGCCAACAACCGCAATGGTTTTTGCCTGATCGAGTATTTTTTTAATTTCTACACGGCTAGGATTGTTCAAAATCATCACCTGTCCTTTTTATTCTATCATACACGATTTTGTTCTGTCTGTTGAATAATGTGTCGTCTATTGTTTAAAGAACTTCAGTCATGGTAAACTAAAACTACAAAATAAGCTTGTTGTAAAGGAGTTCCTCATGACGATATTGCTGCCTATTCTATTAGCTTACCTGCTTGGCTCGATTCCTTCTGCCTTATGGATCGGAAAATTATTCTATAACACAGACATCCGCACAAAAGGAAGTGGCAATTTAGGAGCTACAAATACCTTTCGGACACTCGGAAAAAAAGCAGGAATTGTTGTAACAATACTAGATATCTTAAAAGGAACAGCGGCTACACTAATTCCTTTTTATATCGCTACTGATATTCATCCCTTATTACTTGGTGTCATTGCTGTTATTGGTCACATTTATCCCGTGTTTGCTAAGTTTAAAGGAGGCAAAGCAGTTGCCACTTCTGGCGGCATTTTGATCGGTTATCAATGGCCATTGTTTATTATGGCGGTAGCTGTGTTCTTAGTTGCATTAAAAATCACAAAAATGGTATCATTATCTTCAATTATATTGGCGGTCGTTTTTATCGTTTACATTTCCATTTACACAATTTTTTCAGCAGATTACTTGTTTATGGCCGTGATTTATGTTTTAGCGCTATTCATTATTTTCCGTCACCGCGCCAACATTACCCGAATTCGAGCTGGCACGGAACCCAAAATCAGCTGGATGTAACCAGTGGAAGGACGTGTAATATGCAAATTAACATTAGCAACGACGCTCTCGATTGGTTTAAAAAAGAAATGGAAGTCGTATCCGGAGAAGCTGTTCGCTTTTTTGTCCGGTATGGCGGTTCAAGCAAGCTGCAGCCTGGTTTTTCATTAGGAGTCACAAAAGATCAACCAAATGAAATAGCAGCCAAAGTAGAGCAAGATAAAGTTATTTACTTTGTCGAACAAAACGATGTTTGGTATTTTGACGGACACAATCTTGATGTCAGTGTTAACGATGACTTACACGAACTCGATTATTCATACACAAAATAAAAAAGCATGAGCTATTCATGCTTTTTTATTTTGCAGTTTATTCAGTTGGTCTAAATGGCCCTCACGTTGCAAAATTTCACGTTGGCGTTCGCCAAACAAATCAAAATGCGGATAATCCCCCCGTAAATCCATCCATTGACGTTGCAATCCGTACTGTTTCCCCCAAGTTTCCAACTTATTTAAGTCGCAG is part of the Planococcus kocurii genome and encodes:
- the plsY gene encoding glycerol-3-phosphate 1-O-acyltransferase PlsY, which translates into the protein MTILLPILLAYLLGSIPSALWIGKLFYNTDIRTKGSGNLGATNTFRTLGKKAGIVVTILDILKGTAATLIPFYIATDIHPLLLGVIAVIGHIYPVFAKFKGGKAVATSGGILIGYQWPLFIMAVAVFLVALKITKMVSLSSIILAVVFIVYISIYTIFSADYLFMAVIYVLALFIIFRHRANITRIRAGTEPKISWM
- a CDS encoding HesB/YadR/YfhF family protein, which gives rise to MQINISNDALDWFKKEMEVVSGEAVRFFVRYGGSSKLQPGFSLGVTKDQPNEIAAKVEQDKVIYFVEQNDVWYFDGHNLDVSVNDDLHELDYSYTK
- the parE gene encoding DNA topoisomerase IV subunit B yields the protein MAKIQNTAYNEEAIQVLEGLDAVRKRPGMYIGSTDTRGLHHLVYEIVDNSVDEALAGHGDKIAVTIHEDNSISVRDFGRGMPTGMHRSGKPTPEVILTVLHAGGKFGQGGYKTSGGLHGVGASVVNALSSFLEVTIYRDGKKYRQRFEKGGKPATTLEEIGSTKETGTMIHFLPDESIFSVSKYNYETLSERLRESAFLLKGLKIELVDQRTQAKDIFHYETGIEAFVAYLNEEKDVLHPVAYIEGQQDEMEIEFSFQFNDGYSETILSFVNNVRTRDGGTHETGAKAAMTRVFNDYARKINLLKDKDKNLEGSDIREGLAAIISVRIPEAMLQFEGQTKSKLGTSEARSIVDSVVSQKLMYFLEENAELSASLVRKAIRASQARLAARKAREDARNGKKRKKSDALLSGKLTPAQSRNASKNELYLVEGDSAGGSAKQGRDRTFQAILPLRGKVVNTEKAKLEEIMKNEEISTIIHAIGGGVSSDFSIDDIAYNKVIIMTDADTDGAHIQVLLLTFFFRYMKPLIEAGKVFIALPPLYKVSRGVGKKEVIDYAWTEADLDASIKKVGKGYTLQRYKGLGEMNADQLWETTMNPETRTLIRVTIEDSARAERGITTLMGDKVEPRRRWIENNVDFGLEDDSNILENDLIHAEEEVV
- the parC gene encoding DNA topoisomerase IV subunit A, with the protein product MTQTERFQDLPLEEVIGDRFGRYSKYIIQDRALPDARDGLKPVQRRILYAMYHEGNTNDKAFRKSAKTVGNVIGNYHPHGDSSVYEAMVRLSQDWKIRHMLVEMHGNNGSMDGDSPAAMRYTEARLSAISSELLRDIDKRTVDFIPNFDDSDMEPTVLPARFPNLLVNGSTGISAGYATDIPPHALHEALDAVLMRIDNPQATVAELMTVIKGPDFPTGGIIQGIDGIKKAYETGKGKIIVRSKAQIEPLKGGKEQIVITEIPFEVNKATMIKKIDDHRFDRKLEGISEVRDESDRTGLRIVIELKKDVQAQGILSYLYKNTDLQVSYNFNMVAIYKRRPTMMTLQTMLDAYIEHQKEVITKRSEFDLQKASDRMHIVEGLMKALSILDKVIKTIRSSTDKRDAKNNLIASYDFSEAQAEAIVSLQLYRLTNTDITDLQKEESDLKKLIAELTGILTSSTKLKNIIKKELASIRKQFAEPRRSVIEDKIEEITITREIMIPSEEVVVTVTREGYVKRTSTRSHAASNGKDFAMKESDRLLFEGNLNTQHTILIFTTAGNFVFQPINELPDIKWKDLGQHLSSIIQLEANESILAVYPFENFETDGSILTVSKMGQVKRSALKDYQIQRYSRTIKTMNLKSGDSMIYAALVTKETELFIGTKQAYGVRFPLDEVPLTGLRTGGVKGVNLKDDDEAVSAVLIDPEVKQELVLITHRGSAKKMKLQEFESGSRAKRGVVMLRELKSNPHRVVAVIGATGKEEIILETDKGIRIPLVANALKNVDRYSNGSFIADEATDGKVTTAYRVAAKE
- a CDS encoding CoA-binding protein, producing the protein MILNNPSRVEIKKILDQAKTIAVVGLSPNPSRTSYIVSESMQRAGYRIIPVNPLADVVLGEKSYASLSDIPGKVDIVNVFRRSEFLEDIANEFMKMECPVFWTQLNVVDENVFNRLSDAGYTVIMDRCVKVEHAILK